The window AACACACAGTTGCCCGCATTGGCACGCTTGGACCCCGCGCTGCTCGCCGCACTTCACTCGGCAGCCGCCGATGCCCAGAAGTCCGGCGTTGCCATGCACGTCACCTCCGGTTGGCGATCGGCGGCATTTCAACAGCGCCTCTGGGACGAAGCAGTCGTAAAGTACCGCAGCGTAGTCGAAGCCGCACGGTGGGTGCACCCGCCGAACCTCTCGAAGCACGTCAGCGGACGAGCCGTCGACATCGGCCCGACAAATGCCGACGACTGGCTCATCCAGCACGGCAGCGACTACGGACTGTGTCAGACCTACGCCAATGAAATGTGGCATTTCGAATTGGCGACCCACCCCGGCGGCGATTGCCCGCCCCAATTGAGCAACCCCTCTGAAGAGGGAGAAGGCGCCTGACCATGCGGCGTGTCAAACTACCGAGACTGCTTGCCGCACTGGCACTCCTGATACTGGGAATCTTCGATTTCGAGTTCGCAGTCAACACCACCGGCGGCCAGATACTCGATCAGCAGATCATGGTGGGCGCGGCTGACTCCGACGATCTCGGGGCGACGTCCGCGGCATTCGTCGGACTGGTCACTCCGAATCTCATAGTGGGAGGAGTACTCGTGGTACTCATGATCACGTTGCGCAACGACCCGATTGCACTGGCACTCCGCGTTGCCGCCGTGACACTGGGACCGATCACCACGGCCTGGGTACTCAAACAGTCGCTTCAGCGACCCGATTTGAACGGCCTTGTCATGCACAATTCCTTCCCCAGTGGCACCCTGACTGCTGTTGCCGCCCTGGTCTGCGCGATCATGCTCGCAACTCCCCGGCGATGGCGAGTAGTCGTTGCGGTAAACGGCGGCTTGATCACCATCGGCACGGCTGTCTCGGTAGTCGTGTTGCAATGGCACCGGCCCAGCGACGTGATCGGTGCGTTGCTTCTGGTCGGCTGCTACACCCTCGCCGTGTCAGCTTTTCCGTTGAACAGCACGGTTCCACAGCGCTCGGCACCCGCCGACACCGCCACCCCCGGCAACCCCGGCAACCCCGGCAACGAAGGACTTTCCCGAGTATGAGACGCCTGTACCCTGGACTGACCGAGATTCCTCCGACTGCAGAAGGTACCGGATCATGGTGAACATCCTTTTCATAGAAGACGATCCGGCAGTCGCTGAGGCAATCATGTTGGGGCTGAACCGACTCGGGCACACCGTCAGCCAGCGGCCCGACGGCAACACCGATTTCGACGACGCTCTGCTCGCCGCAGACCTGGTACTTCTCGATCTCGGACTTCCGGGTGCCGACGGCTACGAAATCTGCCGACGCATCCGCACCCGTAGCGCCATCCCCATCATTATTCTGACCGCACGATCCGACGACATCGATACCGTCGCCGGACTGGAGGCCGGTGCCGACGACTACGTCGTCAAGCCCGCCAGTCCGCGGGTACTCGACGCCCGGATCAAAGCCGTCGTACAACGATCAGCGCCCACAACCCAGACTACTGAAATAGTCTCTGCTACCGAGACTTTCGGCGAACGCGAGGTAGATCGATCCTCCCTCCAGATCCGCAAGTCCGGAACACAATTGACCCTCACGCCCACCGAGATCCGCTTGATTCTGGCCCTGACCCAGAACCCCGGACTGGTCCTGAGCCGTCAACAACTGCTGCCGGCCGCCTGGGATCAGAAATACCTCGGGGATTCGCGCATCGTCGACGCCGCAGCGCAGCGCCTCCGAGGCAAGATCGAAGACGACCCGACCGAACCGACGTTCATCGAAACCGTCCGCGGCTTCGGCTACCGATTCAATCTCCAACCCCGATGAACCCGGCCCGAATTCACGTCAACGGCCTCCGCACTCGACTGGTTCTCGTCTTCATCGCCATCGTCGTGATCATCGCCGGAGCGACCGCGGGCGCAGTCTCGCTGATGGCAAGGTCATGGATCTACTCCAACGCCCAAGACGTTGCGACGGCACAGTTCCGCGACGAGGTGGTGCCGATCAACGGTGCGTACATCAACGGACTGACGCCAGCGAACCTCATACAGTACTTTCAGTCTGACATGACCGTCATCGCAGACGGCGAGGTACTCCGGCAAGGCGCCATGGATCCGTCCGAGATACCGTCGAGTTTCTCGAACGACCTCAGCAGTACCGAGCTGATTCGTTTCGAGCGACTCGACTCCGAACGAATCCTGCTCGGCATTTCGGTCGAAGTCACGGATACCTCAACGACCGACGGCAGCGAAAATCCGACCGCCGTCACAGACCCCTCGGTCCGCCCATTGATCGGGGTACAAGACAAGTTCAACATGTCGGTCGATGGCACCGATACCTCAACGATCGACGGCAGCGAGAATCCGACCGTCGTCACGGCCGTTGCCGTTCGCCCCTTGATCGGAGTGCAAGACAAATTCAACGATCTTCTGCGCGTCGTAGGACTGACCCTCACACTCGGAGTTCTGGCCAGCGGACTCCTGGGATTCTGGATCGCATCGACCCTGGTCCGTCCGCTCAAACGGCTCGACGAGGCAGCCTCACGCGCCGCCGAGGGCGACTTGAGTGTCCGGCTGCCCGAAGACGGCGTTGCCGAATTGGCGCAATTGACAACCACATTCAACAACATGGTGGCACGTAACAAAGCTGTCATCAACGAACTCGAAGAGTCGGAAGAGCAATCCCGGAGATTTGTCGCCGACGTCTCGCATGAGCTTCGTACTCCGTTGTCAGCGCTCGTACCCGTCGGCGAGATCCTCTCCGAAGAGATACCGAACCTGCCACCCGACGCCGCCGCCGCTGCCCGGATCGTGAGCAGCGAAATCGCAAAACTCACCAGACTTGTCGAAGACCTCATCGAAATGTCGCGACACGACTCTCAACAGGCACTACTGGTGCTGGACGATATCGACCTCGTCCTCCTGACCGCGCGCACGCTCGAGAGCCGCGGATGGTCCGATATCGTGGAACTCTCCTCCCCCGAAAGCATCAGTGCCCGAGTTGATTCACGGAGAATCGATATCGTTGTCGCCAACCTCGTGGGCAATGCACTGCGTCACGGATCGCCTCCGGTGCGCGTCGAACTGCACACCGAACCCGGCCATATCGTCATCCAGGTCATCGATCACGGACCCGGAATCTCGCCCGAACACCGACAAGCGATCTTCCGTCGATTTTTCAAAGCCGACACTGCCCGCGGGCGTAGCGAGGGCAGCGGACTCGGCCTGTCCCTGACAGTCGAGAACGTGCATCTGCACGGCGGCAGCATCGACGTCGATCCGGTCGACGGAGCAACAGTCTTCACGCTGCGCCTGCCCAACGACTGACTCGGCTTTGCCGCATGACAACGGGGCTGGCATCTTCAAGGGCAAATCGCGTGCCACATTGGTGGGAACATGCAGGTGGCCGAGTCGACAGCCCAACGCCGGCAGCACTCGGCCACCAACTCCAATTCAGCCTAACCGACCTTTCGACGAGCACGCGCCTGAACCCAGTTCGTGGTCGAGATCGATACCAGCGGACGCGCGGTAGTCAGCGACGACCGAATCGACGGCGGCGGCGCTGGCACGGAGATATTCGGTGCGGATGTCGGCGGGCATTGTCCCCGGCCGTGTTGTCAGGCCGACAGTCATTCGACTGCCAGCCCGACACATTGCTGGTTCATTCACAGCGAGAGAGTCTCGCTATCGAGCGCGAACGCTGCCGAGGGCGGATCCAGATGAACTGGAACGGTGTAAAGATCAGCCTCGGATGGCTTTCCGATCGCGGTCGGGATCCGCGAAGATCAGTACTCCGACGGCGGCGATGACGGCGAGGACGCCGATTCCCTGGAACGCCAGGCCGTAACCGGCAACCGGGGTCGCTGCATGGTCAACGATGACGCCCGTGGCATATGGCGCAATGAGACCACCAATAGCCATCGTTGCGAGGAACACACCCATAGTGCCAGCCGTCTGCTGAGGTGGGCACAGGTCGGAAATGGCTGCGTTGAGAAGGGGAAATACCATGCTCACGGCCCCATAACCGAGCGACAGGACTATGACCGCCACGATGGGTACGTCGAAGAGTGGCAGAGCCGCCAGGATGGAACCTCCGATGAGCACACTGATACACGGAACCAGAATCCGAGCGGTTCGGGAGCGTCCCCCGGCCGCCAGCCATCGGTCAGTCACCACGGTCGAAATGATCATCAAGACCAGGGCGATCAAGGATGGGAGAGCGAACATCGACCCTGCCTGCAACGCACTGTACCCGAGCCCCTTTTCGAAATACGAAGGGAGCCACGTCAATACAACCGTGGTCAAAGCGTAGACAACAATAGTCAGAGCGCTGCAGCTCAGGAATGTGCGGTTGAGGAAGATCTTTCGCCATGGAACGCTGGGCTCAGCGTTCCCACCGTCATCGTTCGCACTGTCGCCAGCCTGCGACTTCGATGACTTTCCGACGTAGGGGCCTTCCTTCCAGCCGATCAGCCAACATACCGACCATGCAATACCGAGGAAGGTCAACGTGATGACAGCCGTTCGCCAGCCGTAAGAGACAGTGAGATAGGTGAGGACTGGCGCGAGGAGGAGCTTCCCGACAGTACCCGAACCCATCAGAAACGCCCCTGGGAGGCCACGTTTTGCAGGTGGATGCCACGAATAGGCCGCAGTATGCATGAGCGCGGAACTCGGGCCTTCGGCAAGACCCAAGAGCATACGACCGACGATGAGAGTGAC of the Rhodococcus sp. OK302 genome contains:
- a CDS encoding MFS transporter, encoding MTTEQVADPIADQTRSVDRRRAWSMTGLVVFLYVVNFADKAILGIIAQPLARELGLSSTQIGMVGSLFFLTFTIGGFLAGPLNKYLSLRWALLILTAIWSVVLLPLVVAASLVTLIVGRMLLGLAEGPSSALMHTAAYSWHPPAKRGLPGAFLMGSGTVGKLLLAPVLTYLTVSYGWRTAVITLTFLGIAWSVCWLIGWKEGPYVGKSSKSQAGDSANDDGGNAEPSVPWRKIFLNRTFLSCSALTIVVYALTTVVLTWLPSYFEKGLGYSALQAGSMFALPSLIALVLMIISTVVTDRWLAAGGRSRTARILVPCISVLIGGSILAALPLFDVPIVAVIVLSLGYGAVSMVFPLLNAAISDLCPPQQTAGTMGVFLATMAIGGLIAPYATGVIVDHAATPVAGYGLAFQGIGVLAVIAAVGVLIFADPDRDRKAIRG
- a CDS encoding winged helix-turn-helix domain-containing protein, encoding MVNILFIEDDPAVAEAIMLGLNRLGHTVSQRPDGNTDFDDALLAADLVLLDLGLPGADGYEICRRIRTRSAIPIIILTARSDDIDTVAGLEAGADDYVVKPASPRVLDARIKAVVQRSAPTTQTTEIVSATETFGEREVDRSSLQIRKSGTQLTLTPTEIRLILALTQNPGLVLSRQQLLPAAWDQKYLGDSRIVDAAAQRLRGKIEDDPTEPTFIETVRGFGYRFNLQPR
- a CDS encoding phosphatase PAP2 family protein, giving the protein MRRVKLPRLLAALALLILGIFDFEFAVNTTGGQILDQQIMVGAADSDDLGATSAAFVGLVTPNLIVGGVLVVLMITLRNDPIALALRVAAVTLGPITTAWVLKQSLQRPDLNGLVMHNSFPSGTLTAVAALVCAIMLATPRRWRVVVAVNGGLITIGTAVSVVVLQWHRPSDVIGALLLVGCYTLAVSAFPLNSTVPQRSAPADTATPGNPGNPGNEGLSRV
- a CDS encoding ATP-binding protein, yielding MNPARIHVNGLRTRLVLVFIAIVVIIAGATAGAVSLMARSWIYSNAQDVATAQFRDEVVPINGAYINGLTPANLIQYFQSDMTVIADGEVLRQGAMDPSEIPSSFSNDLSSTELIRFERLDSERILLGISVEVTDTSTTDGSENPTAVTDPSVRPLIGVQDKFNMSVDGTDTSTIDGSENPTVVTAVAVRPLIGVQDKFNDLLRVVGLTLTLGVLASGLLGFWIASTLVRPLKRLDEAASRAAEGDLSVRLPEDGVAELAQLTTTFNNMVARNKAVINELEESEEQSRRFVADVSHELRTPLSALVPVGEILSEEIPNLPPDAAAAARIVSSEIAKLTRLVEDLIEMSRHDSQQALLVLDDIDLVLLTARTLESRGWSDIVELSSPESISARVDSRRIDIVVANLVGNALRHGSPPVRVELHTEPGHIVIQVIDHGPGISPEHRQAIFRRFFKADTARGRSEGSGLGLSLTVENVHLHGGSIDVDPVDGATVFTLRLPND
- a CDS encoding M15 family metallopeptidase, with translation MPIDRRIICLLALGALTLGSCSAESPDQPGHGSLLRYLPDSDTSTDSRLGGGEIEDNVSLGDTSVDSGPAGGEIEDSISPYNTQLPALARLDPALLAALHSAAADAQKSGVAMHVTSGWRSAAFQQRLWDEAVVKYRSVVEAARWVHPPNLSKHVSGRAVDIGPTNADDWLIQHGSDYGLCQTYANEMWHFELATHPGGDCPPQLSNPSEEGEGA